The following proteins are co-located in the Phocoena phocoena chromosome 1, mPhoPho1.1, whole genome shotgun sequence genome:
- the RPL5 gene encoding large ribosomal subunit protein uL18: MIVRVTNRDIICQIAYARIEGDMIVCAAYAHELPKYGVKVGLTNYAAAYCTGLLLARRLLNRFGMDKIYEGQVEVTGDEYNVESIDGQPGAFTCYLDAGLARTTTGNKVFGALKGAVDGGLSIPHSTKRFPGYDSESKEFNAEVHRKHIMGQNVADYMRYLIEEDEDAYKKQFSQYIKNNVTPDMMEEMYKKAHAAIRENPVYEKKPKKEVKKKRWNRPKMSLAQKKDRVAQKKASFLRAQERAAES, from the exons ATGATAGTTCGTGTAACTAACAGAGATATCATTTGTCAG ATTGCTTATGCCCGTATAGAAGGAGATATGATAGTTTGTGCAGCTTATGCTCATGAACTCCCGAAGTATGGTGTGAAGGTTGGCCTGACAAATTATGCTGCAGCATATTGTACTGGCCTGCTGCTGGCACGCAGG CTTCTTAATAGGTTTGGTATGGACAAAATTTATGAAGGCCAAGTCGAGGTGACTGGAGATGAATACAATGTTGAAAGCATTGATGGTCAACCTGGTGCCTTCACCTGTTACTTGGATGCAGGGCTTGCCAGGACTACTACTGGGAATAAAGTTTTTGGGGCCCTGAAGGGAGCTGTCGATGGAGGCTTGTCTATCCCTCACAG TACCAAACGGTTCCCTGGTTATGATTCAGAAAGCAAAGAATTTAATGCTGAGGTACACCGAAAGCACATCATGGGGCAGAACGTTGCAGATTATATGCGTTACCTGATTGAAGAAGATGAAGATGCGTACAAGAAACAATTCTCTCAATACATAAAGAACAACGTAACTCCAGACATG ATGGAGGAGATGTATAAGAAGGCTCATGCTGCAATACGAGAGAATCCAGTGTATGAGAAGAAGCctaagaaagaagttaaaaagaaGAG GTGGAACCGTCCCAAAATGTCACTTGCCCAGAAGAAAGATCGGGTAGCTCAGAAGAAGGCAAGCTTCCTTAGAGCTCAGGAACGGGCTGCTGAGAGTTAA
- the DIPK1A gene encoding divergent protein kinase domain 1A isoform X2, protein MARSLCPGAWLRKPCYLQCDKYKTGVIDGPACNSLCVTETLYFGKCLSTKPNNQMYLGIWDNLPGVVKCQMEQALHLDFGTELEPRKEIVLFDKPTRGTTVQKFKEMVYSLFKAKLGDQGNLSELVNLILTVADGDKDGQVSLGEAKSAWALLQLNEFLLMVILQDKEHTPKLMGFCGDLYVMESVEYTSLYGISLPWVIELFIPSGFRRSMDQLFTPSWPRKAKIAIGLLEFVEDVFHGPYGNFLMCDTSAKNLGYNDKYDLKMVDMRKIVPETNLKELIKDRHCESDLDCVYGTDCRTSCDQSTMKCTSEVIQPNLAKACQLLKDYLLRGAPVEIREELEKQLYSCIALKVTANQMEMEHSLILNNLKTLLWKKISYTNDS, encoded by the exons TGTGACAAGTACAAGACTGGAGTTATTGATGGGCCCGCATGTAATAGCCTTTGTGTCACAGAAACTCTTTACTTTGGAAAATGCTTATCGACCAAGCCCAACAATCAG ATGTATTTAGGGATTTGGGATAATCTACCAGGTGTTGTGAAATGTCAAATGGAACAAGCACTTCATCTTGATTTTGGAACTGAATTGGAACCAAGGAAAGAAATAGTGCTATTTGATAAGCCAACTAGGGGAACTACTGTacagaaattcaaagaaatggTCTACAGTCTCTTTAAA GCAAAGTTGGGTGACCAAGGCAACCTCTCTGAACTGGTTAATCTCATCTTGACAGTGGCTGATGGAGACAAAGATGGCCAGGTTTCCTTGGGAGAAGCAAAGTCAGCATGGGCACTTCTTCAATTAAATGAATTTCTTCTCATGGTAATACTTCAAGATAAAGAACATACCCCCAAATTAATGGGATTCTGTGGTGATCTCTATGTGATGGAAAGTGTTGAATATACCTCTCTTTATGGAATAAGCCTTCCATGGGTCATTGAACTTTTTATTCCATCTGGGTTCAGAAGAAGCATGGATCAGTTGTTCACACCATCATGGCCTAGAAAAGCTAAAATAGCCATAGGACTTCTAGAATTTGTGGAAGATGTTTTCCATGGCCCCTATGGAAACTTCCTCATGTGCGATACTAGTGCCAAAAACCTAGGATATAATGATAAGTATGATTTGAAAATGGTGGACATGAGAAAAATTGTGCCAGAGACAAACCTGAAAGAACTTATAAAGGATCGTCACTGTGAGTCTGATCTGGACTGTGTCTATGGCACGGATTGTCGAACTAGCTGTGATCAGAGTACAATGAAGTGTACCTCAGAAGTGATCCAACCAAACTTGGCAAAAGCCTGTCAGTTACTCAAAGACTACCTGTTGCGTGGTGCTCCAGTTGAAATTCGTGAAGAATTAGAAAAGCAGCTGTATTCCTGTATTGCTCTCAAAGTCACAGCAAATCAAATGGAAATGGAACATTCTTTGATACTAAATAACCTAAAAACATTACTGTGGAAGAAAATTTCCTACACAAACGACTCTTAG